In one Dreissena polymorpha isolate Duluth1 chromosome 7, UMN_Dpol_1.0, whole genome shotgun sequence genomic region, the following are encoded:
- the LOC127837173 gene encoding uncharacterized protein LOC127837173, whose protein sequence is MSGGWCSSDVRVLIAGDSNVHRLKSACPPNTRIDFLPVFVGTIELYRYATLNIKQLSLTWVLEVSVNDKFGLGREGDVGDIFARDIIMSPLNYMKEKLTSP, encoded by the exons ATGTCTGGTGGCTGGTGCAGCAGCGATGTTCGTGTTCTTATTGCCGGGGATTCCAATGTCCATCGTTTGAAGTCTGCGTGTCCTCCAAATACAAGGATTGACTTTCTGCCCGTATTTG tggggacgattgaactttaccggtacgcaacacttaacatcaaacagcttAGTCTAACctgggtgctggaggtttcggtgaatgacaagttcg GGCTCGGCCGTGAGGGTGACGTGGGCGACATCTTCGCCCgggacataataatgtcgcccttaaactacatgaaggagaagttgacttcgcctTGA